One region of Anaeromyxobacter paludicola genomic DNA includes:
- a CDS encoding NapC/NirT family cytochrome c, giving the protein MRYPGVKLRTQGDKTLELPAETSVAASAHAVAGTDPWPIHAREAEEEGKKCNVCHFPQPFAIPEPTTLELAKPQPRQEAQGEGITCAACHLTPDGNVRGPHRVEAPHATVADERMSRSEMCAYCHAMGKRVPGKQTQTYLEWRDDFAGPGLGRQQCQDCHMPRTQRKTAEGPDVPVRAVARHLWTGGHSGQRLGSALSVVLLQPQKDRPDVELHVINVGAGHSVPTGSNRRAIYLQTRVVDRKGKVLATREWMFAPWYGPRPDDRAFLAEDAKRPDRIAATQADEQGPHEAPLRAGEERVLTWQTGARDGAYTLEATLVYDLNRYNARSFQGDQRELARFTLPFQVRAGR; this is encoded by the coding sequence ATGCGATACCCGGGCGTGAAGCTCCGGACGCAGGGGGACAAGACGCTCGAGCTGCCGGCCGAGACGTCCGTGGCGGCGAGCGCGCACGCCGTCGCCGGCACCGACCCCTGGCCCATCCACGCCCGCGAGGCGGAGGAGGAAGGGAAGAAGTGCAACGTCTGCCACTTCCCCCAGCCCTTCGCGATCCCCGAGCCCACCACCCTCGAGCTCGCGAAGCCGCAGCCCCGCCAGGAAGCGCAGGGCGAGGGCATCACCTGCGCCGCCTGCCACCTCACGCCCGACGGGAACGTCCGCGGCCCGCACCGGGTGGAGGCGCCGCACGCGACCGTCGCGGACGAGCGGATGTCGCGCAGCGAGATGTGCGCGTATTGCCACGCGATGGGCAAGCGCGTCCCGGGCAAGCAGACTCAGACCTACCTCGAGTGGCGGGACGACTTCGCCGGCCCGGGGCTCGGGCGGCAGCAGTGCCAGGACTGCCACATGCCGCGGACCCAGCGGAAGACCGCCGAGGGCCCGGACGTCCCGGTCCGCGCCGTCGCGCGCCACCTCTGGACCGGCGGCCACTCGGGGCAGCGGCTCGGGAGCGCGCTCTCGGTGGTGCTCCTCCAGCCGCAGAAGGATCGCCCCGACGTGGAGCTCCACGTGATCAACGTGGGCGCCGGGCACTCCGTGCCCACCGGATCGAACCGCCGGGCGATCTACCTCCAGACCCGCGTCGTCGATCGCAAGGGGAAGGTCCTCGCCACGCGGGAGTGGATGTTCGCGCCGTGGTACGGCCCCCGGCCAGACGATCGCGCCTTCCTCGCGGAGGACGCGAAGCGTCCCGACCGCATCGCCGCGACGCAGGCCGACGAGCAGGGGCCGCACGAGGCGCCGCTCCGCGCCGGGGAGGAGCGCGTGCTCACGTGGCAGACCGGCGCCCGCGACGGCGCCTACACGCTCGAGGCGACCCTGGTCTACGACCTGAACCGCTACAACGCCCGGTCGTTCCAGGGCGACCAGCGCGAGCTCGCGCGCTTCACCCTGCCCTTCCAGGTCCGGGCGGGCCGCTGA
- a CDS encoding TraR/DksA family transcriptional regulator gives MDMASTLTKQQLENLRRRLEQERARILRVLESVETTSPRPEQETEFEEAAQRQTEQEQGLEVAARERALLVEVERALAKFAAGTYGTGEHTGAAITYERLLAVPWAREPAGG, from the coding sequence ATGGACATGGCGAGCACGTTGACGAAGCAGCAGCTCGAGAACCTGAGGCGAAGGCTGGAGCAAGAGCGCGCGCGGATTCTCCGGGTGCTGGAGTCGGTCGAAACCACGTCTCCACGGCCCGAACAGGAAACAGAGTTCGAGGAGGCGGCCCAGCGTCAGACCGAGCAGGAGCAGGGGCTCGAAGTGGCGGCGCGAGAGCGCGCGTTGCTGGTCGAGGTCGAGCGGGCGCTGGCCAAGTTCGCTGCGGGGACGTACGGGACCGGAGAGCACACCGGCGCCGCGATCACTTACGAGCGGCTCCTCGCGGTCCCCTGGGCTCGCGAGCCCGCCGGCGGCTGA
- the chrA gene encoding chromate efflux transporter has translation MRELFWYFLKLGWLAFGGPVGQIGLMHLQMVERRRWMDEDEFVRALNFCHLLPGPEALQLAIYAGYKKGGYLGGVLAGVLFILPGYFTLSALAWIYVHYGKTPQVLGALWGFRPVGLALLLAALVRISRAALKGVFPVALAAAAFVSFYFLRLPFVLVLVGCGLLFVARQRAGPWARAAAASAVLLAASRADAAESVARRALDISVFFFKVGLFSFGGAYAVLPYIREGAVATHGWINDRQMIDALALGETTPGPLISIGIFVGFLAGQGARIPWTGATLSTFWLFLPSFLFVLPAARYMNWLTSRPGLKEFLKGITSGVVGLIFSISIPLARVAFMPGGAIDGITVTLGLAAFAAMTFWKWRLNVVAVVLGGGVLGLLRAFAPGLFGGPLS, from the coding sequence ATGCGCGAGCTGTTCTGGTACTTCCTCAAGCTCGGCTGGCTCGCCTTCGGGGGTCCCGTGGGCCAGATCGGCCTGATGCACCTGCAGATGGTGGAGCGGCGGAGGTGGATGGACGAGGACGAGTTCGTCCGCGCCCTCAACTTCTGCCACCTCCTCCCCGGCCCCGAGGCGCTGCAGCTCGCCATCTACGCCGGCTACAAGAAGGGCGGCTACCTGGGCGGGGTCCTCGCCGGCGTGCTCTTCATCCTGCCCGGCTACTTCACCCTCTCCGCCCTCGCGTGGATCTACGTCCATTACGGGAAGACGCCGCAGGTGCTCGGCGCGCTCTGGGGCTTCCGCCCGGTCGGGCTCGCGCTGCTCCTCGCCGCGCTCGTCCGCATCTCCCGCGCCGCGCTGAAGGGCGTCTTCCCGGTCGCGCTGGCCGCCGCCGCCTTCGTCTCCTTCTACTTCCTGCGGCTCCCCTTCGTGCTCGTGCTCGTGGGCTGCGGGCTCCTCTTCGTCGCCCGGCAGCGAGCGGGCCCCTGGGCGCGGGCCGCCGCCGCGAGCGCCGTGCTCCTCGCCGCGAGCCGCGCGGACGCGGCCGAGTCGGTGGCGCGGCGGGCCCTCGACATCTCGGTCTTCTTCTTCAAGGTCGGGCTCTTCTCCTTCGGCGGCGCCTACGCCGTGCTGCCCTACATCCGGGAGGGGGCCGTCGCGACCCACGGCTGGATCAACGATCGCCAGATGATCGACGCGCTCGCGCTCGGCGAGACCACCCCCGGGCCGCTCATCTCCATCGGCATCTTCGTCGGCTTCCTGGCCGGCCAGGGCGCGCGCATCCCGTGGACGGGCGCGACGCTCTCCACGTTCTGGCTCTTCCTGCCCTCGTTCCTCTTCGTCCTCCCCGCGGCCCGGTACATGAACTGGCTCACCTCGCGCCCGGGGCTGAAGGAGTTCCTCAAGGGGATCACCTCCGGGGTGGTGGGCCTCATCTTCTCGATCTCGATCCCGCTCGCGCGGGTCGCCTTCATGCCGGGCGGCGCCATCGACGGGATCACGGTCACCCTCGGGCTCGCGGCCTTCGCCGCGATGACCTTCTGGAAGTGGCGCCTCAACGTCGTCGCCGTGGTCCTCGGAGGCGGCGTCCTCGGGCTCCTCCGCGCGTTCGCCCCCGGGCTCTTCGGGGGTCCGCTGTCGTGA
- a CDS encoding PAS domain-containing hybrid sensor histidine kinase/response regulator — MREPPIAQNTHAPTQRGPAAAPQEELRAQLASALRMERELRKALEEHERQVRLFDGVTSTTPDFVYVFDLQGRFVYANRRLLEVWGMQLPDVIGKTCRELGYEQWHHDMHMREIAQVIETKRPIKGEVPFRAPLTGIFGVYEYIFTPVLGPDGAVESIAGTTRDVTDRKRVEEALRESEEKLRLAKDAAKMGAWDWNLLTGELHWTDRCKALFGLEPGTVMSYEVFVGAIHPEDRERVEGAVRAALSDHRDYDAEMRTVWPDGTVHWIASKGRATFDGHGRAVRMAGMALDISDRKGTEEQLREAVERLREADRRKDEFLGMLSHELRNPLAPIRNSIYLLEKAPPGSEASQRARAVIFRQTEQLARLVDDLLDVTRISRGKIELERQRLDARVIVRQVTEDLHGVFEHAGVELRVEHMGFAPAWVEVDPTRLSQVLGNLLQNAAKFTPSGGRVTVSLTRDERWAELCVRDTGAGIAAAELPHVFEPFVQSEQTLARSKGGLGLGLALVKGLVELHGGTVQGRSDGPGRGAEFVVRLPLVLPAQLPAETRPATPRAQRRIVLIDDNVDAAETLADVLALEGHSVKTARDARSGMALVREERPEFVLCDVGLPDLDGYDVARALRRDPALQDVRLVALSGYAQPDDRERARAAGFVAHIAKPADLDELRRLLTEEP, encoded by the coding sequence GTGAGAGAACCCCCCATCGCCCAGAACACCCACGCCCCGACCCAGCGAGGTCCCGCCGCGGCGCCCCAGGAGGAGCTGCGCGCGCAGCTCGCGAGCGCGCTGCGAATGGAGCGAGAGCTGCGGAAGGCGCTGGAGGAGCACGAGCGGCAGGTGCGCCTCTTCGACGGCGTGACCTCGACCACCCCCGACTTCGTCTACGTCTTCGACCTCCAGGGCCGCTTCGTCTACGCGAACCGGCGGCTGCTCGAGGTCTGGGGGATGCAGCTCCCCGACGTGATCGGCAAGACCTGCCGGGAGCTCGGCTACGAGCAGTGGCACCACGACATGCACATGCGCGAGATCGCGCAGGTGATCGAGACGAAGCGGCCCATCAAGGGCGAGGTGCCGTTCAGGGCCCCGCTGACCGGGATCTTCGGCGTCTATGAGTACATCTTCACGCCCGTGCTCGGGCCCGACGGCGCGGTCGAGAGCATCGCGGGCACGACGCGCGACGTGACGGACCGAAAGCGGGTCGAGGAGGCGCTGCGCGAGAGCGAGGAGAAGCTCCGGCTCGCGAAGGACGCCGCCAAGATGGGCGCGTGGGACTGGAACCTCCTCACCGGCGAGCTGCACTGGACCGACCGCTGCAAGGCGCTGTTCGGGCTCGAGCCAGGGACGGTGATGAGCTACGAGGTGTTCGTCGGCGCGATCCACCCGGAGGATCGCGAGCGCGTCGAGGGCGCCGTCCGCGCCGCGCTCTCCGACCACAGGGACTACGACGCCGAGATGCGCACGGTCTGGCCCGACGGGACCGTCCACTGGATCGCGTCGAAGGGGCGGGCGACGTTCGACGGGCACGGCCGCGCCGTGCGCATGGCGGGCATGGCGCTCGACATCAGCGACCGGAAGGGCACCGAGGAGCAGCTGCGGGAGGCCGTCGAGCGCCTGCGCGAGGCCGACCGGCGCAAGGACGAGTTCCTGGGGATGCTCTCCCACGAGCTGCGGAACCCGCTCGCCCCCATCCGCAACAGCATCTACCTGCTGGAGAAGGCCCCACCCGGCAGCGAGGCGTCGCAGCGCGCCAGGGCGGTCATCTTCCGGCAGACGGAGCAGCTCGCGCGGCTCGTGGACGACCTCCTCGACGTGACCCGGATCTCCCGCGGCAAGATCGAGCTGGAGCGCCAGCGGCTCGACGCGCGGGTGATCGTCCGGCAGGTCACGGAGGACCTGCACGGCGTGTTCGAGCACGCCGGGGTCGAGCTGCGCGTCGAGCACATGGGCTTCGCGCCGGCGTGGGTCGAGGTCGATCCGACGCGCCTCTCGCAGGTGCTCGGCAACCTGCTCCAGAACGCGGCGAAGTTCACCCCGAGCGGCGGCAGGGTGACGGTGTCGCTCACGAGGGACGAGCGCTGGGCCGAGCTGTGCGTCCGCGACACCGGCGCGGGCATCGCCGCCGCGGAGCTGCCGCACGTCTTCGAGCCGTTCGTCCAGAGCGAGCAGACGCTGGCCCGGAGCAAGGGGGGGCTCGGGCTGGGGCTCGCGCTCGTGAAGGGGCTCGTGGAGCTGCACGGCGGGACGGTGCAGGGCCGGAGCGACGGCCCCGGCCGCGGCGCCGAGTTCGTGGTGCGCCTGCCGCTCGTCCTCCCCGCCCAGCTCCCCGCGGAGACGCGCCCCGCGACCCCGCGGGCCCAGCGCCGCATCGTCCTCATCGACGACAACGTGGACGCCGCCGAGACGCTCGCGGACGTGCTCGCGCTCGAGGGGCACAGCGTCAAGACGGCGCGAGACGCCCGATCGGGCATGGCGCTCGTCCGGGAGGAGCGCCCGGAGTTCGTGCTGTGCGACGTCGGCTTGCCCGACCTCGACGGCTACGACGTCGCGCGGGCGCTCCGGCGCGACCCGGCGCTGCAGGACGTCCGCCTCGTCGCGCTCAGCGGCTACGCGCAGCCGGACGACCGCGAGCGGGCGCGGGCCGCGGGGTTCGTCGCCCACATCGCCAAGCCCGCCGATCTCGACGAGCTGCGGCGGCTCCTGACCGAGGAGCCCTAG
- a CDS encoding YncE family protein yields the protein MSPAALLLAAALAAGDAVAPAPLPMPGGDAGIGFDDLRYAPELGRVVVPAGRTGRLDLVDPRTRAIESVEGFSRTGSATKGHTDGTTSADAGGGLVFAIDRTDRTLVAVDPRERRIVARATLGGGPDYVRWVEATGEVWVTEPGRERVELFRFTRAPAPALARAGVIAVPEGPESLVVDAARGRAYTNTFRDATLAIDVRARAVIARWPNGCRGARGLALDARRGLLFVGCDEGKAVALEVSQGKPAGAVATGEGVDGLAYGDARSHLYVPAGDAGTLSIVGVGEHGELRPLGTVPAAPDAHCAAADDQGNVWVCDPGKGRLLVLADPFAPSR from the coding sequence GTGAGCCCCGCCGCGCTGCTCCTGGCCGCCGCCCTCGCCGCCGGGGACGCCGTCGCGCCGGCGCCGCTCCCCATGCCCGGCGGAGACGCGGGCATCGGCTTCGACGATCTCCGCTACGCTCCGGAGCTGGGCCGCGTGGTGGTGCCCGCCGGACGGACCGGGCGGCTCGACCTCGTGGACCCCCGGACGCGAGCCATCGAGTCGGTGGAGGGGTTCAGCCGAACCGGCTCGGCGACGAAGGGGCACACCGACGGCACCACCTCGGCCGACGCGGGCGGCGGGCTCGTCTTCGCGATCGACCGGACCGACCGGACCCTCGTCGCCGTCGATCCGCGCGAGCGCCGCATCGTCGCCCGGGCGACGCTCGGAGGCGGACCCGACTACGTCCGGTGGGTCGAGGCCACGGGCGAGGTCTGGGTGACCGAGCCCGGTCGCGAGCGCGTCGAGCTCTTCCGGTTCACGCGCGCGCCCGCGCCGGCGCTCGCCCGCGCGGGGGTCATCGCCGTCCCGGAGGGACCGGAGTCGCTGGTCGTCGACGCCGCGAGGGGGCGCGCGTACACCAACACCTTCCGCGACGCGACCCTCGCGATCGACGTGCGCGCCCGCGCGGTCATCGCCCGCTGGCCCAACGGCTGCCGGGGCGCGCGCGGGCTCGCCCTCGACGCGCGCCGGGGACTGCTCTTCGTCGGCTGCGACGAGGGCAAGGCGGTCGCGCTCGAGGTGTCGCAGGGCAAGCCGGCCGGCGCGGTCGCGACGGGCGAGGGGGTGGACGGGCTCGCCTACGGCGACGCGCGCTCGCACCTCTACGTCCCCGCGGGCGACGCGGGCACCCTCAGCATCGTCGGCGTGGGGGAGCACGGGGAGCTTCGGCCGCTCGGCACCGTCCCCGCCGCGCCCGACGCGCACTGCGCCGCCGCGGACGATCAGGGGAACGTCTGGGTCTGCGATCCCGGGAAGGGCCGCCTGCTCGTGCTGGCCGACCCGTTCGCGCCCTCCCGGTGA
- a CDS encoding DUF421 domain-containing protein gives MSHLLLPDASIPALVLRAVVVYAFLLLALRVAGRRELAQMTSFDLVLLLVISNAVQNSINAGDNSLTGGLVSAATLVALNWLMGYATWRWRGVERVVQGKPIRVVSEGKVHVSALRQELLTLAELRSALRKQGIMRISDCRVVTLEPDGTLTAVRRDVEQRSLAELAHPQARFEG, from the coding sequence ATGAGCCACCTCCTCCTCCCCGACGCCTCCATCCCGGCCCTGGTGCTGCGCGCCGTCGTCGTCTACGCCTTCCTGCTGCTCGCGCTGCGCGTGGCCGGCCGGCGCGAGCTGGCGCAGATGACGAGCTTCGACCTCGTGCTGCTCCTGGTCATCTCGAACGCCGTCCAGAACTCGATCAACGCCGGCGACAACTCGCTCACCGGCGGGCTCGTGAGCGCGGCGACGCTGGTCGCGCTCAACTGGCTCATGGGCTACGCCACCTGGCGCTGGCGCGGCGTCGAGCGCGTCGTGCAGGGGAAGCCGATCCGGGTGGTGAGCGAAGGGAAGGTGCACGTGAGCGCGCTGCGCCAGGAGCTGCTCACGCTGGCCGAGCTCCGGTCGGCGCTCCGCAAGCAGGGGATCATGCGGATCTCGGACTGCAGGGTGGTGACGCTCGAGCCCGACGGGACGCTCACCGCGGTCCGCAGGGACGTCGAGCAGCGCTCGCTCGCGGAGCTGGCGCACCCGCAGGCGCGGTTCGAGGGGTAG
- a CDS encoding patatin-like phospholipase family protein codes for MVAPILEAIAAAAWLATGGVAADGAAQAADDTLSVSLTVSGGVSLGTYEAGLLSYAMEAVQRSPGASLPLLTGASAGSLNALLAVIAACGPERPAEPTGSLFWRTWIPVGFDQLFVDPPATPLGVFSRQWLDRGAARIEEAWNRGLDRSCDVVLGISATRARPRRLRAAGGRLELPSMEEKFALRIQGRGPGRPPRVTNYPVPNLWPAALLVTDEAGEVGFAALRDLVFASMSFPIAFPPQPLRTCAAGETARPGLCLESEARTAPYVDGGVFDNAPLRLAAGLARVGLQRLPGSGRLSWRDVPDPGVRDVPRDLALGFIDPDSAEYPAPRVAELTPDDGSLPRHVQDLLAAFVDTARSKELATLLEEQPGVADRIVLPTRHYPAAGAPIAAFLGFFETEFRVFDFHLGMYDASRMLAGGVHTPEGRVVAPPVAGAAARGGEGWRRFACMRAVFDGEPGAADACRGDALADFRVLLQVSLDELYSACARRPKAGAGDGAAWRNPRCEAAARGEPPPRVPGVTPAEPPDWRRQEAEPELAYALRLLSGYGFRFADLRVPPGREDLALARIRHELGRAARSLAAVQPGPRQGEVAFLSKLAADALAYSPPDHALHVTMGPAESEVGFSHGIRQDLLRTRLALSAAAGFRGLEGVFSSGAAAPFAGLLTAGIEAQPLGNSALSQFRFGLRGGWSFASGDDYGAGHCDVAASSSVSACSRPVVQALVGLTALERFRMQLVGEWFPGVGGRSTAWSLAPGIGLELGF; via the coding sequence ATGGTGGCTCCCATCCTCGAGGCGATCGCCGCGGCGGCCTGGCTCGCCACGGGCGGCGTGGCCGCGGACGGCGCCGCCCAGGCCGCGGACGACACGCTCTCGGTCTCGCTCACCGTGAGCGGCGGCGTGTCGCTCGGGACCTACGAGGCGGGGCTCCTCTCCTACGCCATGGAGGCGGTGCAGCGGTCCCCGGGCGCCAGCCTGCCGCTCCTCACCGGGGCGTCGGCCGGGAGCCTGAACGCGCTCCTCGCGGTCATCGCCGCGTGCGGGCCGGAGCGCCCGGCGGAGCCCACCGGCTCGCTCTTCTGGCGCACCTGGATCCCGGTCGGCTTCGACCAGCTCTTCGTGGACCCGCCGGCCACGCCGCTCGGCGTCTTCTCGCGCCAGTGGCTCGACCGCGGCGCGGCCCGCATCGAGGAGGCCTGGAACCGCGGGCTCGACCGCTCCTGCGACGTGGTGCTCGGGATCTCGGCCACCCGCGCCCGGCCGCGCCGGCTGCGCGCGGCGGGCGGCCGGCTCGAGCTGCCGAGCATGGAGGAGAAGTTCGCGCTCCGCATCCAGGGGCGCGGCCCCGGGCGCCCGCCGCGCGTGACGAACTACCCGGTCCCCAACCTGTGGCCGGCCGCGCTGCTCGTCACCGACGAGGCCGGCGAGGTCGGGTTCGCGGCCCTGCGAGACCTCGTCTTCGCCTCGATGTCCTTCCCGATCGCCTTCCCGCCGCAGCCGCTGCGGACCTGCGCGGCCGGCGAGACCGCGCGGCCGGGCCTCTGCCTGGAGTCGGAGGCCCGGACCGCGCCCTACGTGGACGGCGGCGTCTTCGACAATGCGCCGCTGCGGCTCGCGGCCGGCCTGGCGCGGGTGGGCCTGCAGCGGCTCCCGGGCTCGGGGCGGCTCTCGTGGAGGGACGTCCCGGATCCGGGCGTGCGCGACGTGCCGCGTGACCTGGCCCTCGGCTTCATCGACCCGGACTCGGCCGAGTACCCCGCGCCGCGCGTCGCCGAGCTGACCCCGGACGACGGCTCCTTGCCGCGGCACGTGCAAGACCTCCTCGCGGCCTTCGTGGACACTGCCCGGTCGAAGGAGCTCGCGACGCTGCTCGAGGAGCAGCCCGGCGTGGCCGATCGGATCGTGCTCCCGACCCGGCACTACCCGGCGGCGGGCGCGCCCATCGCCGCGTTCCTCGGCTTCTTCGAGACCGAGTTCCGCGTCTTCGACTTCCACCTCGGCATGTACGACGCCTCGCGGATGCTGGCGGGCGGGGTGCACACGCCGGAGGGGAGGGTGGTCGCGCCGCCGGTGGCGGGCGCGGCGGCGCGGGGCGGCGAGGGCTGGCGGCGCTTCGCCTGCATGCGGGCCGTCTTCGACGGCGAGCCGGGCGCGGCCGACGCCTGCCGCGGCGACGCGCTCGCCGACTTCCGCGTCCTCCTGCAGGTCTCGCTCGACGAGCTCTACTCGGCCTGCGCCCGCCGGCCGAAGGCCGGGGCCGGCGACGGCGCCGCCTGGCGGAACCCGCGCTGCGAGGCCGCCGCGCGGGGCGAGCCGCCGCCCAGGGTGCCCGGGGTGACGCCGGCCGAGCCGCCCGACTGGCGGCGCCAGGAGGCGGAGCCGGAGCTGGCCTACGCGCTGCGCCTGCTCTCGGGCTACGGGTTCCGCTTCGCCGACCTGCGCGTCCCGCCGGGCCGCGAGGATCTCGCCCTGGCCCGCATCCGGCACGAGCTCGGGCGGGCGGCCCGGTCGCTCGCGGCGGTGCAGCCGGGGCCGCGCCAGGGGGAGGTCGCCTTCTTGTCGAAGCTCGCCGCCGACGCCCTCGCGTACTCGCCGCCCGACCACGCGCTGCACGTCACCATGGGGCCGGCCGAGTCGGAGGTGGGCTTCAGCCACGGCATCCGCCAGGACCTCCTGCGCACCCGGCTCGCGCTCTCGGCGGCGGCCGGGTTCCGCGGGCTGGAGGGCGTGTTCTCCTCCGGCGCGGCCGCGCCCTTCGCCGGGCTCCTCACCGCGGGGATCGAGGCCCAGCCGCTCGGGAACTCCGCTCTCTCGCAGTTCCGGTTCGGGCTGCGGGGCGGCTGGTCCTTCGCGTCGGGGGACGACTACGGCGCCGGGCACTGCGACGTGGCCGCGTCGTCGAGCGTCTCGGCCTGCTCCCGGCCGGTGGTGCAGGCCCTCGTCGGCCTCACGGCGCTGGAGCGGTTCCGGATGCAGCTCGTGGGTGAGTGGTTCCCCGGCGTCGGCGGCCGCTCCACCGCCTGGTCCCTCGCGCCGGGCATCGGGCTCGAGCTCGGCTTCTGA
- a CDS encoding TfoX/Sxy family protein yields the protein MSARTRDDTFLAHVLDLLEPVGAVAPRAMMGGHLVFCRGVSIALLFDDRLYLKVDAQTQAAFAEAGGEPFVYESRNGTVEMSYWTPPDGALEEPQEMRPWAQLALEAALRAKRPAKKASGLRKAPSKVKVGARPKKRRSR from the coding sequence GTGAGCGCCCGCACGCGCGACGACACCTTCCTGGCGCACGTGCTCGACCTGCTCGAGCCGGTCGGCGCGGTCGCGCCGCGGGCCATGATGGGCGGCCACCTCGTCTTCTGCCGCGGCGTGTCCATCGCCCTGCTCTTCGACGACCGGCTCTACCTGAAGGTGGACGCGCAGACCCAGGCCGCCTTCGCGGAGGCCGGCGGCGAGCCGTTCGTCTACGAGTCGAGGAACGGCACGGTGGAGATGAGCTACTGGACGCCGCCCGACGGCGCCCTGGAGGAGCCACAGGAGATGAGGCCCTGGGCCCAGCTCGCGCTCGAGGCGGCGCTGCGGGCGAAGCGGCCCGCGAAGAAGGCCTCCGGGCTCCGGAAGGCCCCGTCCAAGGTGAAGGTGGGGGCCCGGCCGAAGAAGCGGCGCAGCCGGTAG
- a CDS encoding chromate resistance protein ChrB domain-containing protein, whose amino-acid sequence MRPHAPSAPPERTRWLVLIHQIPPRPAYLRVKIGRHLQRIGAVAIKNSVYALPHNEETQEDFQWVLREVVKGGGDASMLEAHFIEGLSDGQVLALFQAAREADYREVAEEARKVAASLPRRGPPPENRRNEVANQVARLRRRLSEVEAIDFFGAPGREIAEGVVSAMESRMKPLNESRAPTKPRLLREDYRGRTWVTRTGIKVDRMASAWLIRKIIDPEARFKFVPAKGYAPQPGELRFDMFDAEFTHDGDLCTFEVLLQRFGIDDPGLRAIAEIVHDVDVKDAKYGREEASGVGQVVAGIAAAHAGDEARLERGAALFEDLYALHRTGDAAR is encoded by the coding sequence ATGAGACCCCACGCCCCGAGCGCCCCGCCCGAGCGGACCCGCTGGCTCGTGCTCATCCACCAGATCCCGCCCAGGCCCGCCTACCTGCGGGTGAAGATCGGCCGGCACCTCCAGCGCATCGGCGCGGTGGCGATCAAGAACTCGGTCTACGCCCTCCCGCACAACGAGGAGACGCAGGAGGACTTCCAGTGGGTCCTGCGGGAGGTCGTGAAGGGCGGCGGAGACGCCTCGATGCTGGAGGCGCACTTCATCGAGGGCCTGTCCGACGGGCAGGTGCTCGCGCTCTTCCAGGCGGCGCGAGAGGCCGACTACCGCGAGGTCGCGGAGGAAGCGCGGAAGGTGGCCGCCTCGCTGCCGAGGCGCGGGCCTCCCCCCGAGAACCGCCGCAACGAGGTGGCGAACCAGGTCGCCCGGCTGAGGCGGCGGCTTTCGGAGGTCGAGGCGATAGATTTCTTCGGGGCGCCCGGCCGCGAGATCGCCGAGGGCGTCGTTTCCGCGATGGAGTCACGCATGAAGCCGCTCAACGAGTCGCGCGCGCCGACGAAGCCCAGGCTCCTGCGCGAGGACTACCGGGGCCGTACCTGGGTCACCCGGACCGGGATCAAGGTCGATCGGATGGCCAGCGCCTGGCTCATCCGGAAGATCATCGACCCCGAGGCCCGCTTCAAGTTCGTGCCCGCGAAGGGCTACGCGCCGCAGCCCGGCGAGCTCCGGTTCGACATGTTCGACGCCGAGTTCACGCACGACGGCGACCTCTGCACGTTCGAGGTCCTCCTCCAGCGGTTCGGCATCGACGATCCCGGGCTCCGCGCCATCGCGGAGATCGTCCACGACGTGGACGTGAAGGACGCCAAGTACGGGCGCGAGGAGGCGTCCGGCGTGGGGCAGGTGGTCGCCGGGATCGCCGCGGCCCACGCCGGCGACGAGGCCCGCCTCGAGCGGGGCGCCGCCCTCTTCGAGGACCTGTACGCGCTCCATCGGACCGGAGACGCCGCCCGGTGA